One Streptomyces sp. L2 genomic window carries:
- a CDS encoding DUF2797 domain-containing protein — protein sequence MAQVWSCTGIRWAVEGPALRWSGGRCSVLEWGKRVGFGVGEGGVRRCAGARGNACAGRAVVGGRSTGGRCEECARLDRAHSVAADTFADDPRPYRVYLAWFGPGLLKVGITAVERGSARLLEQGAVCFTWLGTGPLMAARRTEELLRAALRVPDRIPYAEKRAVRFRLPGTEEERAAEVRDLHARAVVLEGWPESLERAECQPVDHVEAFGLGRRGDHRDHVAVGDVVELRPGGFVSGELAGAAGPDLHLAVAGHRGLVVLDTRLMSGWELVPLAPGTGSGLTFPVRAFENTGGTQDGLF from the coding sequence ATGGCACAGGTATGGAGCTGTACTGGGATCCGGTGGGCGGTGGAGGGGCCCGCGCTGCGGTGGAGCGGGGGGCGGTGCAGTGTGCTGGAGTGGGGGAAGCGGGTCGGGTTCGGGGTCGGTGAGGGGGGTGTGCGGCGGTGTGCGGGGGCTCGGGGGAACGCGTGTGCGGGGCGGGCCGTGGTGGGTGGGCGGAGTACGGGGGGACGGTGCGAGGAGTGTGCTCGGCTGGACCGGGCGCATTCCGTGGCCGCGGATACCTTCGCCGACGATCCGCGGCCGTACCGGGTGTACCTCGCGTGGTTCGGTCCCGGTCTCCTCAAGGTCGGCATCACCGCCGTGGAGCGCGGCTCGGCCCGGCTGCTGGAGCAGGGCGCCGTCTGTTTCACCTGGCTCGGCACCGGTCCCCTGATGGCCGCCCGGCGCACCGAGGAGCTGCTGCGCGCCGCCCTGAGGGTGCCGGACCGGATTCCGTACGCCGAGAAGCGGGCCGTACGGTTCCGGCTGCCGGGGACAGAAGAGGAGCGGGCCGCCGAGGTGCGGGACTTGCACGCACGGGCCGTCGTACTGGAGGGGTGGCCGGAGTCGTTGGAGCGGGCCGAGTGCCAACCCGTCGATCACGTGGAGGCCTTCGGTCTCGGGCGAAGAGGTGATCACCGGGATCACGTGGCTGTCGGCGACGTCGTCGAGCTGCGGCCCGGCGGGTTCGTCAGCGGTGAGCTGGCCGGGGCCGCCGGGCCCGACCTGCATCTCGCCGTGGCGGGACACCGCGGGCTCGTCGTCCTCGACACCCGGCTGATGAGTGGGTGGGAGCTGGTGCCCCTTGCCCCGGGGACGGGATCCGGGCTCACCTTCCCCGTGCGGGCGTTCGAGAACACGGGCGGGACCCAGGACGGCCTCTTCTGA
- a CDS encoding ATP-dependent endonuclease, translating to MRMIRARIENFRCLQLAEVRFDGVTSIIGPNGVGKSTILRALDWFFNGEKGTSLDLDDLCVEAGSSRIRVEVEFDSLTAQDREELGHYAPDGVDSLVIWRTWDNGDDKITGKGMTFPPFEAVRSQPNATAKRKAYNSLSEEQPDLGLPSAGSEALVEEAMIVWERNHPDRLAESDIQANNFFGFAGKGKLASLFEFILVSADLRALEESTDTRSAIFGRIIERAVDRKIADAELADLDARLNLERARISTKNFAPQLDLISKELTKAVEVFSAGRNVTVSPVDNPYKPVKASFKVSIIDGPVETTVERQGHGFQRAMIIAALKLLSDRGGEGSRSKAVCLAIEEPELYQHPVQARAFSQVLRKIAEDPNQMAQVAYATHNPIFVDPHHFHEIRRISRVRNSASHRAISIAHVRVDDVIEKLSGFVPEERVRKQIGAAILNRLPEALFASAVVLVEGETDKAVLEGSATRDGAPLAVEGIHVAEAGHKTAIYLSHAILTLLGIPCFAVFDADAGVGVRMEKNGRKPRDIHNAELNERTENHRLLMYLGQSNIPDLPPTHADTDYAVFADCLEETLKSDWPEWGEKVEELIQSGIGYSEKNTYTYARAAFEAGGEPPIVIKQIIQNAKAMARQGQ from the coding sequence ATGAGGATGATCCGAGCGCGGATTGAGAATTTCCGCTGCCTTCAGTTGGCCGAAGTGCGGTTTGATGGCGTCACTTCCATCATCGGCCCCAACGGAGTTGGCAAATCAACCATCTTGCGCGCGCTCGATTGGTTCTTCAACGGCGAAAAAGGAACGTCTCTAGATCTCGACGACCTGTGCGTTGAGGCTGGGAGCAGTCGCATCCGTGTAGAGGTCGAGTTTGACTCACTCACGGCACAAGATCGGGAAGAGCTAGGTCACTACGCCCCCGACGGCGTGGACAGTCTCGTCATTTGGCGCACATGGGATAACGGTGACGACAAGATCACCGGAAAAGGGATGACCTTCCCGCCATTCGAAGCGGTCCGCAGTCAGCCAAACGCTACCGCCAAGCGGAAAGCTTACAATTCGCTAAGCGAGGAACAGCCTGACCTTGGACTTCCGTCAGCTGGCAGTGAAGCACTGGTGGAAGAGGCGATGATCGTTTGGGAGAGAAATCACCCCGATAGGCTCGCAGAGTCAGATATCCAGGCAAACAACTTCTTCGGCTTTGCCGGAAAGGGGAAGCTCGCAAGCCTATTTGAATTCATCCTCGTAAGCGCAGATCTGCGCGCACTTGAGGAATCGACTGACACCCGATCCGCAATTTTTGGACGAATCATCGAACGCGCCGTGGATAGAAAGATCGCTGATGCCGAACTGGCGGATCTCGATGCGCGATTGAATCTGGAACGGGCGCGTATCTCGACCAAAAACTTTGCTCCTCAGTTGGACCTAATCTCCAAAGAACTAACCAAGGCAGTGGAGGTTTTCTCAGCAGGCAGAAACGTGACGGTCTCGCCAGTCGATAACCCCTACAAGCCCGTCAAAGCATCCTTCAAGGTGAGCATTATCGATGGCCCTGTCGAAACAACCGTCGAGCGTCAAGGGCACGGATTCCAGCGTGCCATGATTATTGCCGCACTGAAACTCCTTTCGGATCGCGGCGGCGAAGGATCGCGATCTAAGGCTGTTTGTTTGGCCATCGAGGAGCCAGAGCTGTACCAGCATCCTGTACAGGCACGCGCCTTCTCTCAGGTGCTACGCAAGATCGCTGAAGATCCGAACCAAATGGCCCAAGTGGCATACGCAACCCATAATCCGATCTTCGTTGACCCGCATCACTTCCATGAAATCCGCCGAATCAGTCGCGTACGGAACAGTGCCAGCCATAGGGCAATTTCCATTGCCCATGTGCGAGTTGATGACGTGATCGAGAAATTGTCAGGGTTCGTGCCTGAGGAGCGAGTTCGCAAACAAATTGGGGCGGCAATTCTAAACAGGCTACCTGAAGCCCTCTTCGCCTCTGCCGTTGTACTAGTAGAGGGGGAAACCGACAAGGCCGTCTTGGAAGGATCCGCAACACGTGATGGAGCCCCGTTGGCCGTGGAAGGCATTCATGTGGCCGAGGCCGGCCACAAGACAGCTATCTACCTAAGCCATGCCATCCTTACACTGCTCGGAATTCCGTGTTTCGCAGTATTTGACGCCGATGCTGGGGTTGGCGTCAGAATGGAAAAGAATGGAAGGAAACCGCGGGATATCCACAATGCAGAACTGAATGAGCGTACAGAGAACCACCGACTTCTCATGTATCTCGGTCAATCGAACATTCCAGATTTGCCCCCCACGCACGCAGATACTGACTACGCAGTATTCGCAGACTGCCTGGAGGAGACGCTTAAATCCGACTGGCCTGAGTGGGGAGAAAAGGTCGAGGAACTAATTCAATCCGGCATCGGGTACAGCGAGAAGAACACCTACACCTACGCACGAGCAGCATTCGAGGCGGGTGGAGAACCGCCGATCGTTATTAAGCAGATCATCCAGAATGCAAAAGCCATGGCGAGACAGGGGCAGTAA
- a CDS encoding glycosyltransferase family 39 protein, producing MTTDYGRHPARKTGPTGWGPPTTAAPHAAPHSAPHATPPPAPGLAPGRWPRGLWHGRPDDPRWVRPAFLGLLAATLVLYLWNLSASGYANSFYSAAVQAGSTSWKAFFFGSLDAGNAITVDKPSAFLWPMELSVRVFGLNSWAILTPQVLMGVGTVAVVYAAVRRRFSPAAGLIAGAVLALTPVAALMFRFDNPDAMLAMLMALACYLVVRAVEDGRTRWLVWAGAAIGFAFLAKTLQAFLILPPLALVYAVCAPVRLRRRLAQLGLATLALLVSGGWWVAVVELWPASSRPYVGGSQNNSFLELTFGYNGLGRINGDETGSVGGGGGPGGGGTGQWGATGWNRMFDSEIGGQVSWLIPAALILLLAGLWATRKARRTSVTRASFLVWGGSLLMTMAVFSYMAGIFHQYYTVALTPYLAAVTGMGAGLLWERRGETWASLVSAGSVVAAAVWGYVLLDRVPDYLPWLRWLVLVGGLTAALGLVFAGRISRRLALGAATAGLVAALAGPTAYTLSTVNSAHTGSIPTAGPAGASMMGGPGGRPGGGPGGAPGGGADGGTRGGFGGGMPGQGGQNQQGGQGQQGQQGQQGGQGQPSGNGFPGGGPGQNGNGFPGQSGNGLPGGARTGEGGGGGGGRAGGGMGGLLDGANVSAAAKRLLKADAGDYTWVAASIGSQNSASYQLATGDPVMAIGGFNGTDPSPTLAQFKKYVAEGKIHYFIAGGGMGGGMEAGMGGGSRGTASQITSWVESNFTKVTVGSATFYDLTKRS from the coding sequence ATGACCACCGACTACGGCCGGCACCCCGCGCGGAAGACCGGCCCCACCGGCTGGGGACCGCCGACCACGGCCGCCCCGCACGCCGCTCCCCACTCCGCCCCGCACGCCACTCCCCCGCCCGCCCCCGGACTCGCGCCGGGCCGGTGGCCCCGCGGACTGTGGCACGGCCGGCCCGACGACCCCCGCTGGGTCCGCCCGGCGTTCCTCGGTCTGCTCGCAGCCACCCTCGTCCTCTACCTCTGGAACCTGAGCGCCTCCGGTTACGCCAACTCCTTCTACTCGGCGGCCGTCCAGGCGGGCAGCACCTCCTGGAAGGCGTTCTTCTTCGGCTCGCTGGACGCGGGCAACGCCATCACCGTGGACAAGCCGTCGGCGTTTCTGTGGCCGATGGAGCTGTCGGTGCGGGTCTTCGGCCTGAACTCGTGGGCGATCCTGACGCCGCAGGTCCTGATGGGTGTGGGCACGGTGGCCGTGGTGTACGCGGCGGTACGGCGCCGGTTCAGCCCGGCGGCGGGGCTGATCGCGGGGGCGGTGCTCGCGCTCACCCCGGTCGCGGCGCTGATGTTCCGGTTCGACAACCCGGACGCCATGCTGGCCATGCTGATGGCGCTGGCCTGCTACCTCGTCGTACGGGCGGTGGAGGACGGGCGGACCAGGTGGCTGGTGTGGGCGGGGGCCGCGATCGGTTTCGCGTTCCTCGCCAAGACCCTCCAGGCGTTCCTGATCCTGCCGCCGCTGGCGCTCGTGTACGCCGTCTGCGCTCCGGTGCGGCTGCGCAGGCGGCTGGCCCAGCTGGGCCTCGCGACCCTCGCGCTGCTCGTGTCCGGCGGCTGGTGGGTGGCCGTCGTGGAACTGTGGCCGGCGTCCTCCCGCCCCTATGTCGGCGGCTCCCAGAACAACAGCTTCCTGGAGCTGACCTTCGGCTACAACGGCCTCGGCCGGATCAACGGCGACGAGACCGGCAGCGTCGGCGGCGGAGGCGGACCCGGGGGCGGCGGTACCGGCCAGTGGGGCGCCACCGGCTGGAACCGGATGTTCGACTCCGAGATCGGCGGCCAGGTCTCCTGGCTGATCCCGGCCGCGCTGATCCTGCTGCTCGCGGGCCTGTGGGCGACGAGGAAGGCCCGGCGTACCTCGGTCACGCGCGCGTCGTTCCTGGTCTGGGGCGGCTCGCTGCTGATGACGATGGCGGTCTTCAGCTACATGGCCGGCATCTTCCACCAGTACTACACGGTCGCTCTCACCCCCTACCTCGCCGCGGTGACCGGTATGGGTGCCGGTCTCCTGTGGGAGCGCCGGGGGGAGACCTGGGCGTCGCTGGTGTCGGCCGGGTCCGTGGTGGCCGCGGCGGTCTGGGGGTACGTCCTGCTCGACCGGGTGCCGGACTACCTGCCCTGGCTGAGGTGGCTGGTGCTGGTCGGCGGGCTGACGGCGGCCCTCGGCCTGGTCTTCGCCGGCCGGATCAGCAGGCGGCTCGCGCTCGGCGCGGCGACGGCGGGCCTGGTGGCCGCGCTGGCGGGCCCAACGGCGTACACCCTGAGCACGGTGAACTCGGCCCACACGGGTTCGATCCCCACGGCGGGCCCGGCGGGCGCGAGCATGATGGGCGGCCCCGGCGGCCGGCCGGGCGGCGGTCCCGGGGGCGCTCCCGGCGGGGGTGCTGACGGCGGCACGCGGGGCGGCTTCGGCGGCGGCATGCCGGGGCAGGGCGGCCAGAATCAGCAGGGCGGACAGGGCCAGCAGGGCCAGCAGGGCCAGCAGGGCGGCCAAGGCCAACCCTCCGGAAACGGATTCCCGGGTGGCGGTCCCGGCCAGAACGGCAACGGATTCCCCGGCCAGAGCGGCAACGGCCTCCCCGGCGGCGCCCGCACCGGCGAAGGCGGTGGCGGTGGCGGTGGACGTGCCGGCGGTGGCATGGGCGGGCTGCTGGACGGCGCCAACGTCTCCGCCGCCGCCAAGAGGCTGCTGAAGGCCGACGCCGGCGACTACACCTGGGTCGCCGCGTCCATCGGCTCGCAGAACTCCGCGAGCTACCAGCTGGCCACCGGCGACCCGGTCATGGCGATCGGCGGCTTCAATGGGACCGACCCGTCGCCGACCCTGGCCCAGTTCAAGAAGTACGTGGCCGAAGGCAAGATCCACTACTTCATCGCCGGCGGAGGCATGGGCGGGGGCATGGAAGCGGGCATGGGCGGCGGAAGCCGCGGTACGGCCTCGCAGATCACCTCGTGGGTCGAGAGCAACTTCACGAAGGTCACGGTCGGTTCGGCCACCTTCTACGACCTCACGAAGCGGAGCTGA
- a CDS encoding HAMP domain-containing sensor histidine kinase, whose amino-acid sequence MRTRLVVASVVLIAVVCAVIGTVTTLALRSHLYDQLNGQLDEVAARASGSFGPPGQQPGGGAAPGGQRIKPHPTTLDDLVTKGPQQGIIAARVEDGAIVGAERGDKSDSDFEVSAKPLTKAQLAALEAVPRVDRAQHTVDVPGAGRYRVEYRTGDNGSYYVAVPTASVDNTIDTLILVEVCVTAAGLVAASLAGAAIVGVATRPLRRVAATATRASELPLHTGEVNLSERVPDAECDPHSEVGQVGAALNRMLDHVHAALHARQQSETRVRQFVADASHELRTPLASIRGYAELTRRGREQVGPDTRHALGRIESEAGRMTVLVEDLLLLARLDAGRPLQFEPTDLVPLVVDTVSDARAAGPGHSWRLELPDEPAPVTADAARVQQVFVNLLGNARHHTPPGTTVIARVRHAGPWTCVDVEDDGPGIPAELLPHVFERFARGDPARARADGATGPTASTGSSGSSGSTASTGSTGLGLAIVQAVAAAHGGAVTVDSVPGRTVFTVHLPQLPAPGGAAVPRAERSADSQAQHSATTQVRQGT is encoded by the coding sequence CTGCGGACACGGCTCGTCGTCGCGTCCGTCGTGCTCATCGCCGTGGTGTGCGCGGTCATCGGCACGGTGACCACTCTGGCCCTGCGGAGCCATCTGTACGACCAGCTGAACGGCCAGCTGGACGAGGTCGCCGCGCGCGCCTCCGGCTCCTTCGGGCCGCCGGGGCAGCAGCCCGGCGGCGGCGCCGCGCCCGGCGGGCAGCGGATCAAACCGCACCCGACGACCCTCGACGACCTGGTCACCAAGGGTCCGCAGCAGGGCATCATCGCCGCCCGGGTGGAGGACGGGGCCATCGTCGGCGCCGAGCGCGGCGACAAGTCCGACAGCGACTTCGAGGTGAGCGCGAAGCCGCTGACCAAGGCCCAGCTCGCCGCCCTCGAAGCCGTACCGCGGGTGGACCGGGCACAGCACACGGTCGACGTGCCCGGCGCGGGCCGCTACCGGGTCGAGTACCGGACCGGTGACAACGGGTCCTACTACGTCGCCGTCCCGACCGCCTCCGTCGACAACACCATCGACACCCTGATCCTCGTCGAGGTCTGCGTCACCGCGGCCGGCCTCGTCGCCGCCTCCCTCGCCGGCGCCGCCATCGTCGGCGTCGCCACCCGGCCGCTGCGCCGGGTCGCCGCGACCGCCACCCGGGCCTCCGAACTCCCCCTGCACACCGGCGAGGTGAACCTCAGCGAGCGCGTCCCCGACGCGGAGTGCGATCCGCACAGCGAGGTCGGGCAGGTCGGCGCCGCCCTGAACCGGATGCTCGACCATGTGCACGCGGCGCTGCACGCCCGCCAGCAGAGCGAGACGCGGGTACGGCAGTTCGTCGCCGACGCCAGCCATGAACTGCGCACCCCCCTCGCCTCCATCCGCGGCTACGCCGAGCTGACCCGGCGCGGACGGGAACAGGTCGGACCGGACACCCGGCACGCGCTGGGCCGTATCGAGTCCGAGGCCGGACGAATGACCGTCCTCGTCGAGGACCTCCTGCTGCTCGCCCGGCTCGATGCCGGGCGGCCCCTGCAGTTCGAGCCGACGGACCTGGTCCCGCTGGTCGTCGACACCGTCAGCGACGCCCGCGCGGCCGGCCCCGGCCACAGCTGGCGGCTCGAACTGCCCGACGAACCGGCGCCGGTGACCGCGGACGCGGCCCGCGTGCAGCAGGTGTTCGTCAACCTGCTGGGCAACGCCCGCCACCACACCCCGCCCGGTACGACCGTCATCGCGCGCGTGCGGCACGCCGGGCCCTGGACGTGCGTCGATGTCGAGGACGACGGGCCCGGGATCCCCGCCGAGCTGCTCCCGCACGTCTTCGAGCGGTTCGCCCGCGGCGACCCCGCGCGCGCCCGCGCCGACGGAGCCACCGGGCCGACCGCATCCACAGGGTCCTCCGGCTCCTCCGGCTCCACCGCCTCTACCGGGTCCACCGGGCTCGGCCTCGCCATCGTGCAGGCCGTCGCCGCCGCGCACGGCGGGGCCGTGACCGTGGACAGCGTGCCGGGCCGCACGGTCTTCACCGTGCACCTGCCCCAGCTCCCCGCGCCCGGTGGCGCCGCCGTGCCCCGCGCCGAGCGGTCGGCCGACTCACAGGCCCAGCACAGCGCCACCACACAGGTACGACAGGGGACTTGA
- a CDS encoding TetR/AcrR family transcriptional regulator gives MAKAAGRSARASVWLGGKVRRGGRGSAQPSGLDRERITGVSVRLLDAEGLDRFSMRRLAAELNVTAMSLYWYVDTKDDLLELALDAAFGELALPDPADGAADWRDELRGLATEYRALLVRHPWLSALAGRYLNIGPNSLGFSRQVRRVVRRAGLPAHGVTGAIAAVFQFVYGHGTIESHFLARVEGAGLTPDEYYAQAMRSVRQDPDAAEALQESEGIMEARGGDTVAEMLDRDFTFALDLLVAGIEAMVERG, from the coding sequence GTGGCGAAGGCAGCAGGTCGGTCGGCGCGGGCCAGCGTGTGGCTCGGGGGGAAGGTCCGGCGGGGCGGGCGGGGGAGTGCGCAGCCCTCGGGCCTGGACCGGGAGCGGATCACCGGGGTCTCGGTACGGCTGCTGGACGCCGAGGGTCTGGACAGGTTCTCCATGCGGCGGCTCGCGGCCGAGCTGAACGTGACGGCGATGTCCCTGTACTGGTACGTCGACACCAAGGACGACCTGCTGGAACTCGCCCTCGACGCGGCCTTCGGCGAGCTGGCGCTGCCCGACCCGGCGGACGGCGCTGCCGACTGGCGGGACGAGCTGCGTGGGCTGGCCACGGAGTACCGGGCGCTGCTGGTGCGCCACCCGTGGCTGTCCGCGCTCGCCGGGCGCTACCTCAACATCGGCCCGAACTCCCTCGGCTTCTCGCGCCAGGTTCGGCGGGTGGTCCGCCGGGCGGGGCTGCCCGCGCACGGGGTCACGGGCGCGATCGCGGCCGTCTTCCAGTTCGTGTACGGCCACGGCACGATCGAGAGCCACTTCCTCGCCCGCGTCGAGGGCGCCGGGCTCACTCCGGACGAGTACTACGCGCAGGCCATGCGCTCGGTCCGGCAGGACCCGGACGCCGCCGAGGCCCTCCAGGAGTCCGAGGGGATCATGGAGGCCCGCGGCGGCGACACGGTCGCCGAGATGCTGGACCGGGACTTCACCTTCGCCCTGGACCTGCTGGTGGCCGGCATCGAGGCGATGGTCGAGCGCGGCTGA
- a CDS encoding Bro-N domain-containing protein, with product MYEQNNTPSGEATARTQDAIDINDFVFAATGARVRRLTLPGGEHWFPAADVARNLGYANTRQALQMHVPTALHGRLSEIAQGVCTTDTLRKLAAGGGLQKSMRMVNLEGLIQLVNGCCKPECEPFKVWVSEVISTIQRDGSYALEPAPVQPAPTGGTAYLMPQQVADAIVRLEERNIRADEALAVAQGARAEEMRRTNDVLGRIADTLDIIADRLQPPVPRPRSGPAEPPTITPQQLLATWKSRNLVVTDDVHAVAAYLAPALVRGPARCRLEDVASRTGLTLDRVHDCVRMLIKRGCMRQVGSEGDGVPVYVLP from the coding sequence ATGTACGAGCAGAACAACACGCCGTCGGGAGAAGCGACGGCACGGACGCAGGACGCGATCGACATCAACGACTTCGTGTTCGCGGCCACGGGCGCGCGAGTGCGGAGGCTGACGCTGCCGGGCGGGGAGCACTGGTTCCCGGCGGCGGACGTGGCGCGCAACCTGGGGTACGCCAACACGCGGCAGGCGTTGCAGATGCATGTGCCGACCGCCCTGCATGGGCGCCTGAGCGAGATTGCACAGGGTGTCTGTACAACAGACACCCTGCGCAAACTTGCAGCTGGGGGAGGTTTGCAGAAGTCGATGAGGATGGTGAACCTCGAAGGACTCATCCAACTCGTCAATGGTTGCTGCAAACCGGAATGCGAACCATTCAAGGTATGGGTCTCGGAGGTCATCTCCACCATCCAGCGCGATGGCTCCTACGCCCTCGAACCCGCCCCCGTACAGCCCGCCCCCACCGGCGGCACCGCCTACCTCATGCCCCAGCAGGTGGCCGACGCCATCGTCCGGCTGGAGGAGCGGAACATCCGGGCGGACGAGGCGCTGGCGGTGGCGCAGGGCGCGCGGGCCGAGGAGATGCGCCGCACCAACGACGTCCTCGGCCGCATCGCCGACACGCTCGACATCATCGCGGACCGTCTTCAGCCGCCGGTCCCCCGACCCCGGTCAGGCCCCGCAGAGCCCCCGACGATCACTCCGCAGCAGCTCCTGGCCACCTGGAAGTCACGGAACCTCGTCGTCACCGATGACGTGCACGCCGTGGCCGCCTACCTCGCGCCCGCGCTCGTGCGGGGCCCGGCCCGGTGCCGGCTGGAGGACGTCGCGAGTCGGACCGGACTCACCCTGGACCGGGTGCACGACTGCGTACGCATGCTGATCAAGCGGGGTTGTATGCGACAGGTGGGCAGCGAGGGGGACGGCGTGCCGGTGTACGTGCTGCCGTGA
- a CDS encoding bifunctional glycosyltransferase family 2/GtrA family protein, with protein sequence MRTDSFPGTGTLPAREHLPATDAGTPVLDVVIPVYNEEKDLGPCVRGLHEHLTRTFPYAFRITIADNASTDTTPLVAARLAAELAEVATFRLEQKGRGRALRAVWSASEAPVLAYMDVDLSTGLNALLPLVAPLISGHSDLAIGSRLSRSSRVVRGPKRELISRAYNLILRGSLQARFSDAQCGFKAIRRDVAQVLLPLVEDSGWFFDTEMLVLAERAGLRIHEVPVDWVDDPDSTVHIVRTATEDLKGVWRIGKALASGSLPLDRLTRPFGDDPRDREVRELRDLPRGLARQLAGFCVVGGLSTLFYLLLYGAFRQVCGAQTANALALLVSAVANTAANRRLTFGVRGGGGAVRHQAQGLVVFGIGLALTSGSLAALDTATDHPAHSTELAVLIAANLAATVLRFLLFRAWVFPDGGRGEQQPPYGTGVPLPQRPLAHPQPQPHPHSYPHPQHPHPHPHSHPHPHNDPGDPR encoded by the coding sequence ATGCGAACCGACTCTTTCCCCGGCACCGGCACCCTGCCGGCGCGGGAGCACCTCCCGGCCACGGACGCCGGTACGCCTGTCCTGGACGTCGTGATCCCCGTCTACAACGAGGAGAAGGACCTCGGCCCCTGCGTGCGCGGACTGCACGAGCACCTGACCCGTACGTTCCCGTACGCGTTCCGCATCACGATCGCGGACAACGCCTCCACGGACACCACCCCGCTGGTGGCGGCCCGGCTGGCGGCGGAGCTCGCCGAGGTCGCCACCTTCCGGCTGGAGCAGAAGGGGCGGGGCCGGGCCCTGCGGGCCGTGTGGTCCGCGTCCGAGGCGCCGGTCCTCGCCTACATGGACGTCGATCTGTCCACCGGCCTCAACGCCCTGCTGCCCCTGGTGGCGCCGCTGATCTCCGGTCACTCCGACCTCGCCATCGGCTCCCGGCTGTCCCGCAGCTCACGCGTGGTCCGGGGCCCCAAGCGGGAGTTGATCAGCCGCGCCTACAACCTGATCCTGCGCGGCTCGCTCCAGGCCCGCTTCTCGGACGCGCAGTGCGGGTTCAAGGCGATCAGGCGGGACGTGGCCCAGGTGCTGCTGCCGCTGGTCGAGGACAGCGGCTGGTTCTTCGACACCGAGATGCTGGTGCTGGCCGAGCGGGCGGGCCTGAGGATCCACGAGGTGCCGGTGGACTGGGTCGACGACCCCGACTCCACCGTGCACATCGTGCGGACGGCGACCGAGGACCTCAAGGGCGTCTGGCGCATCGGCAAGGCCCTGGCCTCCGGTTCACTGCCGCTGGACCGGCTCACCCGGCCCTTCGGCGACGACCCGCGCGACCGCGAGGTCCGCGAACTGCGGGACCTGCCCAGGGGGCTGGCCCGCCAGCTCGCCGGGTTCTGCGTGGTGGGCGGTCTGTCGACGCTGTTCTACCTGCTGCTCTACGGCGCCTTCCGGCAGGTCTGCGGCGCCCAGACCGCCAACGCGCTCGCCCTGCTGGTCTCGGCCGTCGCGAACACGGCCGCCAACCGCCGGCTCACCTTCGGGGTACGCGGCGGGGGCGGCGCCGTACGCCACCAGGCGCAGGGGCTCGTCGTCTTCGGCATCGGACTCGCCCTCACCAGCGGCTCCCTGGCCGCCCTGGACACGGCCACAGACCACCCCGCGCACTCCACCGAACTCGCGGTGCTCATCGCCGCCAACCTCGCGGCGACCGTCCTGCGGTTCCTGCTCTTCCGGGCCTGGGTCTTCCCGGACGGCGGCCGAGGGGAGCAGCAGCCGCCGTACGGGACGGGCGTGCCGCTTCCGCAACGGCCCCTCGCGCACCCGCAGCCGCAGCCGCACCCGCACTCGTACCCACATCCGCAGCACCCGCACCCGCACCCGCACTCCCACCCACACCCGCACAACGACCCGGGGGACCCCCGATGA
- a CDS encoding response regulator transcription factor yields the protein MTTTSPQGRTELLRPDGSPVRVLVVDDELSITELLSMALRYEGWQIRSAGDGHGALQTARDFRPDAVVLDMMLPDMDGLSVLGRLRRDLPDVPVLFLTAKDAVEDRIAGLTAGGDDYVTKPFSLEEVVARLRGLIRRSGAADRRSESVLVVGDLTLDEDSHEVSRGGANIHLTATEFELLRFLMRNPRRVLSKAQILDRVWSYDFGGQANVVELYISYLRRKIDAGREPMIHTRRGAGYLIKPAASTAVS from the coding sequence ATGACCACGACCTCGCCCCAGGGGCGCACCGAACTGCTGAGGCCGGACGGGAGCCCCGTCCGCGTGCTTGTGGTGGACGACGAGTTGTCGATCACCGAACTGCTGAGCATGGCCCTCCGATACGAGGGCTGGCAGATCAGGAGTGCGGGAGACGGGCACGGCGCCCTCCAGACGGCCCGCGACTTCCGGCCCGACGCTGTCGTCCTCGACATGATGCTGCCCGACATGGACGGCCTCTCCGTCCTCGGCCGGCTGCGCCGCGACCTGCCCGACGTGCCGGTCCTCTTCCTCACCGCCAAGGACGCCGTCGAGGACCGGATCGCCGGGCTCACCGCCGGCGGCGACGACTACGTGACGAAGCCGTTCAGTCTGGAGGAGGTCGTCGCCCGGCTGCGCGGCCTCATCCGCCGCTCCGGGGCCGCGGACCGCAGGTCGGAGTCCGTGCTGGTCGTCGGCGACCTCACCCTGGACGAGGACAGCCACGAGGTGTCGCGGGGCGGCGCCAACATCCACCTCACCGCCACCGAGTTCGAGCTGCTGCGCTTCCTCATGCGCAATCCGCGGCGCGTGCTCTCCAAGGCGCAGATCCTGGACCGGGTCTGGTCGTACGACTTCGGCGGCCAGGCCAACGTCGTCGAGCTGTACATCTCGTACCTGCGGCGCAAGATCGACGCCGGGCGCGAGCCGATGATCCACACCCGGCGCGGCGCCGGGTACCTGATCAAGCCCGCCGCCTCGACCGCGGTGTCATGA